The Corythoichthys intestinalis isolate RoL2023-P3 chromosome 2, ASM3026506v1, whole genome shotgun sequence DNA segment aataacgcacagctgcaccgctaccgtagcatctctctcgctatttgatgacgtaattctgcatgaattccgatttgagagtcttgacagttcagaccgccagtctcgttctgaaaaaatgtggcccagatcggatttgaaccacatatgaaagtgacctagatcggatttgaaatggtccacttctatgcgacttgtaacgttcagaccgtcaagttaatgcctaactcgagtcagaaaaacgcgaaaaaattggattcgtgcattaagacctgtagtatgaacctagcctgagCAAgtcactgaaccccacgttcctcctggtgctgcgtcaccagtaggtggatggcgagatagtgcaaaatgctttgagcgccttgaaaggtggaaaatcgctatataagtatatcaccatttaccatatcagttctaaaattaatgaaataataCTGTAGAGCTTGCAAAGATTGGCAGTGGAATAAtgcttcagtaaatcagcacaggAGTCTGGCTCGcttttcagtctttttttctCCGCACCCACCTAGGTCATGCACCTCATAGATCTCTACAGTCGTGGTGTAATACCCCACCAAAGGAAGTGTTGCGTTGctgtatcgaacgcaccaattGGAGTGTCGTGCTGACACATTATTGTGTCGCCGGACATTAGTCCTGCTGATGTTacaatacgtttctgttgaattttattttgtgtgctGCGTATGTGAAAGCAGTGCGTGATTTCACATGCAGtgtagagggaacattgcttgCTAGTTTAAATTATTTAGGGTAAAACCATTATTTGATTGTAGTTGAAGGTTTTGTGTGACACAGTGATCCTCGCTGCTCAGTTGTCAATAGCTTtatgcccctggtagggtcagCCATGGCAAACAGGAACAAGCACCAGGGACTTAGACCTGGCTGGGCACAGCCAAAAGATACAACTTGGGtcacccttcccatgggctcatcaCCTGTGGGAGGGTCCAAGGGGGTCAAGAGCAAAATAACATAAGTGGCCTTGGTGTTTCGATCTCCAACTACAAAAGCTCATTCTTGGTTCGTTGAATGTCACTTTTCTGGCAAGGAAGCAGCCCAAGCTAGCATTAGAGGCTTCACATGGAAAAATGGTAGTTGGGCTTGCCTCAATGCACAGCTTGGGCAGTGTTATAGATGTCATAGTTTTATATGCATTAGAGGCTGTAAGTTGGATTTGTTTTCAGCAGGGATTCTACAGCGGTCTTTACTCAATAATTCTGATCGCAACCTATACCTAGGACATTTCAATGTATATCTGTAGTGCTGAGGGGGTCCGAATTGGTGGCCTGAGAATTGCATCTGTGCTTTGGCTTCAACCATCTCCCACTCTAATTGCAGAGTTTCACAGTCAGGTGGGAAGTGGTTTGGATGAGAAACAGCATCTCCAAAACTGAGGCCATGGTCCTTTGACAGAAAAGGCCTACAGTTACGTATCTTGGAGTCTTTTTCCCGGGTGAAGAAAGAATTGCACTGCATTGGTGCTGCATCTACAGTGATGTGGGCTTTGTATTGATTTCTCGTGGTagaaaagaagccaaaaattgaAGCACTTGATATACCAGTCGATCtttgttcctaccctcacctagtgACTGAAAGAACATACAAGCAACCGAAGTTTGCTTCCAGATAGGttgagaagctcagtcatctgAGAGAGCATAGCAGAGCAGCTGCTCATCCAAATTGCAAGGAGCCAAATGAGGTGGCTTGGGGATCTTTTCAGGATGCCTCCCTGATGAGGTGTTCCAGGCAAATTCCTCTTGTAGGAAGTGAATGGGATGACCCAAGACATGAGACTgtctgggaacctcagggcaaagAGCTGGACAAAATGTTTGGTAAGAGGGAAGTCTGAGCTTCCCTGTCCAAGCTCCTGCACTGTAATCTGACTTACACTGGAATCAAACTTAAGAAGTAAAAGATGGATGGATTAACGTTTTAACAGTGAACACTTTAAAAGTGAAGCACAGGTGCTGATTGGATTAATTTTTGTATGATATCAGTCGTCCTTTTAACTAATATTCGAGATTCAGATTGAGCGAGGCTTATTAAGTCTATGATGCTTGACCTTGGCAAACATGACAAGAATATTTATGCATCCCTGTTGCATATTGCCTAATGAAAATATagctataaataatatatacattATTGCTGTTGTGCATCTGCATGTAATGAAAGTACTCATTTCTTTTTGCCTCTCCATGTGTCCATGTTATTTTCTCTCGTAGTACTCTCCTCTACTGAAGAAGCTCTACTGTCAGATTGCCAAAACATGTCCCATCCAAATCAAGTTGTCGTCCTCCCCTCCCCATGGAAGCATCATTCGAGCGATGCCTGTCTACAAGAAGGCTGAGCACGTGACAGAAGTGGTCAAGCGTTGCCCCAACCATGAGCTGGGCCGAGATTTCAATGATGGTATGGTCATCAAATCTGATTAACTGTCTTTTGGCATTTGTGGCCTTTCACAGAAGTGTATACACAGTGATTCCTGGCTGTCGTTGACACAAGATGCAATTCTCATACAAGGAATTTTAATAATTCACAACTTTTAATGCTTTAATTTCATTGGTTGTTCATTCAGGCCAAGCAGCACCAGCCAGCCATCTCATCCGAGTGGAGGGGAACAATCTATGCCAGTATATTGACGATGCCGTAACAGGCCGCCAGAGTGTCCTTGTTCCCTATGAAATTCCACAGGTGTGTGCTTGTATTCGCTCATATATAATGTACTCTTAATTGTTTATAATGCCCCGAAGAAGTTATTCCAAAGTGATATGCTAATTTACGGCTTTTACACATTATCTTGTTATCGAAAACTTCTCTTTACAATGTATATATACGCCTGCATCACTCTATGTGTTTGAGCTTCAGAATACGAATTTTGATTTCTATTTCTGAGTTCCTCTCTGCTCACCAAGACGTTATCCACATGGCCTTTTTCCTGTTGATAACAAGACAAAAATATGGTCTTCCATACAAAAGCCACCTTCAAGAAATAGAAATGCTTGAAAACATTGCCCTCTAActtgtagggatgggaatcgaaatccgattccaattcggaaccggttccaagtgtttcgaggcctcgacatcacaatgaaaaagccttaacgatccctttaacgatccctaaagactcatattgcgtcgtgacgtgtcttgttgtccagacgcatcaaactagcatggcgccaagaaccacccgctccaaagttttgctacacttcaccaggaaaaagggtgaaaatgaaaggttacgatagttaagcacgagcattggcgccgtaaacataacaatgacagcacgtaggttcgaacgctcgaaagtgtgccttcacttcacgaggaaaaattacaacaaagcgacctgCAGTCATTGTGAGATGGAAATaagtgcatcgggagggaatagactgcactgtcctcaccgagacgctaaggctcagtcctggctatacagctagctaaactcccaaatgacgatgcagaagacgttggtataatttgctgactttattcaaccatcacttgaaactaaaaatagaaatgaaacaaatcaatttcgtccccaagaacaaacaggtttgcatcaacgtaaatcagcaatGATTAGTTgctaacacagtaataacaaacagttagcatgcgttcgctagcattagcacatcgtttaaaccactacactacacaactggatttaagtgtccgatcgcgagtggaaacacacaacaacaacacagaagatgatacatacaggcgttggctctgtagatatttttcaaacattaacaaagaacgtaggctcgttgcAGTGTTTCcttttctcactaactcgctcactcgcttgggtgcggtatttcttcttcttcgcgtgtaagcgcgctcttcttcacgtgagcgcgctcttcttcgcgtgaggaagcgcaagggcgccaccacttgagcgtgaaagcaccataaaaactaaaaggcatgcatttcaatatactggtaaataaaaacaggggtccccaaactacggcccgcggctccatatttggtccggccccctgaacaattccagagagcattttgaattttttttttttccccctcagtagtgttatttatttcctggcctttttcagtgaataactcagagagggttatttggttattatctatttaattaatagtgctattattatttattattatgatattatattatcatatttattttatttacttttgttccgtgaagaatctacagagggttatttgattgtggctttctgaaaaacaataatttttttacatttacgcactcctgcaatcgtcacactttttccgttacaaactgaccccggcctctcatcagagaagggaaaggttatttggccctcacaggaaaaagtttgtggacattgccaaaggcagaacaacgacctatatgccaaaatataccaatgttttttatttctattagaaaaatgtttcagtaaaatgttacacattcttgtgcatttgccacttattgccacagttaacattgaggctttgggcctcttttgacctcgttgtgagtttgtaagattgtgacttctgattaaacaaacttgatgccaatcaaaatgtttgttcttctttttcccgaaattagaatcgctaagagaatcgataaagaatcgaatcgttaagcaatatcgataatggtatCGGAATcataattcccatccctacctcTAAGGGTGGTTCAATATCAGGGGCAAATAGGAATTTAGTGTAATTCTAATTCCATGTCATAGGTTTCCAAAAGTTTTTGGACTTGTTATTTCATGTCGCAGGTGGGGACAGAGTATACCACAATATTGTACAACTTCATGTGCAACAGCAGCTGTGTGGGTGGCATGAACAGGAGACCCATCCTTATCATTATTACTTTGGAATCAAGAGAGTGAGTTGTCAATTCATTAATGTAGTTTCATTTGATTTCTGTAATAATTTATGTATTTCCTTTGATTTATCTGACCTTTGCGAGCAAAAATTTAATTtacttttaattaatttttaaaatgttgaaataatttatattgtttacttttatttttatgtatttattttatatttatttagttgataagatatataattttgaatttattattatatttgaaaTCATTTCAATGTTTGCTATACTGAATATTGTACCTGGTCGACTACAACTGTTCTTACAACAAACCTGCAGTGGACAAGTGTTAGGTCGAAGGTCATTTGAAGGCCGAATATGTGCATGTCCTGGCCGAGATCGCAAAGCAGATGAGGACCACTTTAAAGAACAGCAATCCATGAATGAAAGTGTGGCAAAGAATACCAGCACCATCAAAcgaagtaagtttttttttttttttttttgttaaatatcaACCTGTTCTATCATCCTGGAAAACTAGCAAATgtattaaaactgattttatatATCTTTTATCTGCAGATTTCAAACCTAGCCCACCAAATATTTCCAGCCCAAATGTTAACATTAGGAAACGGCGGCATGGAGAGGACGAAATTTACTATATTCCAGTAAGTGTTTTAGTTGTGTTAATGTTACACACTGGAGTAAACTGAAAAAAGATCATTATTTCATAATAGTACATAATAGCttttgtgacatttttgtttgattgggtGCCTTacgtttttacaaaaaaaatacgcACCTTGGCTCAATAAATGTTGGGAACACTGTGACAGACAGTGGTTGGATTTGTTGTGTCCtggtttttgtgtaaatattttGTATTGGAACTGTAAAATGAATCCATTGCAAATACAATTTTCCTGACAAATATTTGACGTTTGATGTGACACTTGTATTTGTCTGTGCAGGTGCGTGGTAGGGAAAATTTTGAGCTGCTTATGAAAATTAAAGACAGTTTGGAATTAGTGGAGCTTGTCCCTCAGCCACTTGTAGACTCCTATAGACAAGAAGCACAACAGCAGCTGCTACAAAGACCGTAAGTCACTGTTAGGCATATATACTTATAACTACATAATACTGTGAGGACATTGTTTACTTTTGCAATGATAAATGTGTTTCTCTAGGAGCCATATAGTATCACCTTCCTCCCCTCAGTCAAATATGACCAAGCTTCACCCACATGGAGGCCTCAGTAAATCACAAACAGCCAACCACCTGGCAGGGCAACAGACCCAGCACCACCCCAGTGCCCATGCAACAATTGCAAATATGGGTGAGTATGATGTTGAATTGGCATTGATTGTACTACAATATATGTGTAAAAATGCAGGTAACGGACTCCATTGTGGAAAGGTAAATATGTTATACaactcctagcaaaaagtatggaatcaccagtctcggacgagcactcattcagacattttaccatgtagaacaaactcagataaaaagcttgaaaaataatgaattagttcaaaagtgcaactctttagcattcagaaacactaaaagaaatgaataaaaaacattgtggtagtcagtaaatgttacttttatagagcaagtgcagggaaatatatatggaatcattccattttgaggaaaaaaatatggaatcatgagaaacaaacaaagaaacaacaatcaaaacacatctctagtatttagtagcaccacctatgGCTTTcacgacagcttgcagtctctgaggcatggacttgatgagtattcttcatgaattggtgccaactctctttgattgcagtttccagatcatccttgcaggtcggagccttgctgtcgacctttttttttttttttttgcatttccaccacaggttttcaatagggttgagatcagggctatttgcaggccatgtcattgactggatgagtctttctccaaggaatgctttaacagttttagctctgtggcatgatgcattgtcatcttggaaaatgacaaatatattttaaattaaagggATAAGAAAAATgtcgaaaatttcaatgtaaacttgtgcatttattgaagatttaaccacagccatcttccCATTGCTTTTGCCTGACAtgaagccccatatcatcaagggctgaaggaatttttatgttttcttcaggctgtcatctttgtaaatctcactggaacagcaccaaaccaaagttccagcattatcactttgtccaatgcagattcttgactcttgacaccccaTTTCTTCTGTTGCAGTAGCACAGCAGTGACGTTACACAACACCCCAGCTCGTGTGATTGGCTATAAAGGAGGGAAACAAATGTTTGGCTGCAGACAGGCTCcgttaattaaaaaatgcatcTCTTTCTCGGCTGCGCGAAATGAGACTCAAATAGATTTATACACTCGTCAAATTTCAAATTAAATTAATGTTATAAATACGCGTAAGACAATTCACACTCACATTTGATGAATGTGTGTGTTTCGTGTCAGATGTgtcaataaatacaaaaatgtgtgtgtgtgtgtgtgtttcatgTTAGGtggctgcgtgtgtgtgtgtgcatcgaaaatgtgtatatatatgatgtgttatttattgtacttACAGCGCATTTTCATCATAGTTgcagtccaaagtactttttaagATAGTGcttgatgtaaaaaaaataagaaaccaCTCAACATGCGCATCTTAATGTTGTTACCATATAATGTGCAATCACATGAACCTTAAacattcattattttatttatattgtaaATTTATTTTTCCTTTAGGTCACAACATGATCAATAGCCA contains these protein-coding regions:
- the tp73 gene encoding tumor protein p73 isoform X3; the encoded protein is MESLGSRARPASPYSSENTSSAVPTPSPYSQPNSTFEGLSPAPAIPSNTDYPGPHAFQVSFQQSSTAKSATWTYSPLLKKLYCQIAKTCPIQIKLSSSPPHGSIIRAMPVYKKAEHVTEVVKRCPNHELGRDFNDGQAAPASHLIRVEGNNLCQYIDDAVTGRQSVLVPYEIPQVGTEYTTILYNFMCNSSCVGGMNRRPILIIITLESRDGQVLGRRSFEGRICACPGRDRKADEDHFKEQQSMNESVAKNTSTIKRNFKPSPPNISSPNVNIRKRRHGEDEIYYIPVRGRENFELLMKIKDSLELVELVPQPLVDSYRQEAQQQLLQRPSHIVSPSSPQSNMTKLHPHGGLSKSQTANHLAGQQTQHHPSAHATIANMGHNMINSHHMQSNGDMNGGHSSQNLVSASHCSPPPPYNPDPNLVSFLTSLGCQNFIEYFTSQGLQTIYHLQTLSIEELGALKIPEQIRVAIWRGLQDMKQGASLQLPASSHHQDYHSQQLIRSSSNMAASAIAAIGAAGGELQRQRVMEAVHFRVRHTITIPNRSGVVGTTEMAAGTDEWADFGFDMPDCKVACSKHSIKEEFMERNVH
- the tp73 gene encoding tumor protein p73 isoform X2, encoding MYYVKKKSQYNLLSSSMESLGSRARPASPYSSENTSSAVPTPSPYSQPNSTFEGLSPAPAIPSNTDYPGPHAFQVSFQQSSTAKSATWTYSPLLKKLYCQIAKTCPIQIKLSSSPPHGSIIRAMPVYKKAEHVTEVVKRCPNHELGRDFNDGQAAPASHLIRVEGNNLCQYIDDAVTGRQSVLVPYEIPQVGTEYTTILYNFMCNSSCVGGMNRRPILIIITLESRDGQVLGRRSFEGRICACPGRDRKADEDHFKEQQSMNESVAKNTSTIKRNFKPSPPNISSPNVNIRKRRHGEDEIYYIPVRGRENFELLMKIKDSLELVELVPQPLVDSYRQEAQQQLLQRPSHIVSPSSPQSNMTKLHPHGGLSKSQTANHLAGQQTQHHPSAHATIANMGHNMINSHHMQSNGDMNGGHSSQNLVSASHCSPPPPYNPDPNLVSFLTSLGCQNFIEYFTSQGLQTIYHLQTLSIEELGALKIPEQIRVAIWRGLQDMKQGASLQLPASSHHQDYHSQQLIRSSSNMAASAIAAIGAAGGELQRQRVMEAVHFRVRHTITIPNRSGVVGTTEMAAGTDEWADFGFDMPDCKVACSKHSIKEEFMERNVH